One Pecten maximus chromosome 7, xPecMax1.1, whole genome shotgun sequence genomic window carries:
- the LOC117331113 gene encoding uncharacterized protein LOC117331113, whose translation MKILDSLQATTPININALKSALDGHPDLEFVTFLLEGLSQGFDTGFQSLPCYSYECHNLKSALADPESVADLVTKELDRGYLLGPFDFIPFDKFRINPIGLAEHKYSKKKRLIVDMSAPHQDEENPSLNSLIDKITCSLKYTTIDDAISLIKELGLNAWLMKTDITDAFKLLPIKPELWPYHGIKWDRKYYFFKRLVFGSRSSPKLFDTLSRAVCWIARNKYGIQHIMHLLDDFLVIEPVHVDASRTMKNFLDVFRDLNIPIGAHKTVGPVNVLEYLGVFLDSKCMESRLPADKVARISSVLESFACRKSCTKRELLSLLGHMNFATRCVKPGRSFVSHLISLSTTVHELHYHVKLTEECRSDLSMWAHFLRNWNGVSFFLDDHITSSADLHLFTDATNQAFGGIYRNQWFKGVFPEELKRDQPSMALFELYPIVMSCMLWGHQWTKKRILFHCDNMATVDIISKGRSKIKSIMRLVRTLTYYSAMNNYVVHAKHIPGSENNTADAISRSQMDRFRRLAPHADMHPIPCLPLESLLMN comes from the coding sequence ATGAAGATTTTAGACTCCCTGCAGGCGACTACACCCATTAATATCAATGCTTTAAAATCAGCTTTGGACGGGCATCCAGATTTGGAGTTTGTGACTTTTCTTTTAGAAGGTTTGTCCCAAGGTTTTGATACAGGGTTTCAATCTTTACCGTGCTATTCCTATGAATGCCATAACCTGAAATCAGCCCTAGCCGATCCGGAAAGTGTTGCAGACCTAGTTACAAAGGAACTAGACAGAGGATACTTGCTGGGCCCATTTGATTTTATACCATTTGATAAGTTTCGAATCAACCCCATCGGCCTCGCAGAACATAAGTACTCTAAAAAGAAACGGCTTATAGTGGATATGTCAGCACCCCATCAAGACGAGGAAAATCCCAGTCTCAACAGTCTTATCGATAAGATTACATGTTCTTTAAAATACACTACTATCGATGATGCCATTTCACTCATAAAGGAGTTAGGTCTCAACGCCTGGCTTATGAAAACGGACATCACGGATGCGTTTAAGTTGTTACCAATAAAACCAGAGTTGTGGCCTTATCATGGTATTAAGTGGGACAGGAAATACTATTTTTTCAAGCGTTTAGTTTTCGGTAGTCGTTCCAGCCCCAAACTGTTTGATACTCTCTCTCGGGCGGTTTGTTGGATAGCGCGCAACAAATATGGGATACAACACATCATGCATCTACTAGATGATTTCCTTGTCATTGAACCAGTGCATGTGGACGCGTCAAGAACTATGAAAAACTTTCTGGATGTGTTTAGAGACCTAAATATACCTATTGGAGCACACAAGACTGTCGGACCGGTTAATGTTTTAGAATATTTAGGTGTGTTCTTGGACTCTAAGTGTATGGAATCCAGGCTACCAGCTGATAAGGTTGCCCGTATTTCTAGTGTTTTAGAGTCGTTTGCTTGCAGGAAGTCTTGCACTAAGCGTGAGCTACTTAGTTTATTAGGTCACATGAATTTTGCCACCAGGTGTGTGAAGCCTGGGAGGTCCTTCGTGTCTCATCTTATATCTCTCTCAACGACTGTGCACGAGCTTCATTACCATGTAAAACTCACCGAGGAATGTCGTTCCGACCTCAGTATGTGGGCTCATTTTCTAAGAAATTGGAATGGTGTTTCCTTTTTCCTAGACGATCATATAACCTCTTCCGCAGATCTCCACTTGTTTACTGATGCTACAAATCAAGCTTTTGGTGGAATTTATAGGAATCAATGGTTTAAGGGAGTGTTTCCAGAGGAGCTTAAACGTGATCAACCTTCCATGGCTTTGTTTGAACTTTACCCCATTGTTATGTCGTGTATGCTATGGGGTCATCAGTGGACCAAGAAGCGGATTTTGTTTCACTGTGACAATATGGCCACTGTTGATATTATTTCCAAAGGGAGGTCCAAAATTAAGAGTATCATGAGACTAGTACGAACTCTTACCTACTATTCAGCTATGAACAATTATGTAGTACATGCTAAGCATATACCTGGGTCAGAAAATAACACAGCTGATGCTATCTCTCGTTCGCAGATGGATCGCTTCCGACGCCTGGCTCCTCACGCAGACATGCATCCCATTCCGTGTCTTCCTCTGGAATCCCTTTTGATGAACTAA